The Dyadobacter sp. 676 DNA window TAAGGCTGTCGCCGCAGATTCCCTCCAATAAGTTCTTCAAAGGCGAAGAGCCGATGGCGCTTTGGGTTTCCGACGATTCGAACAAAATTCCGCTGAAAGCCGAAGTGGACCTTAAAATCGGCTCGCTGGAAATGGATTTGAAGTCCTACAAGGGCCTGCGCAAAGACATCAACTGGTTCTGACCAGCAACCACTTGCGCAGGTTCTGGATTTGGCGAAACGGGAAGGGCAATGCGTTCCTTTTTATGCAACAGAACGGCATCGCGACCGTCCCGAAACCGCCATAATACCTTGCGACAGCTTCGTTTTGCGGGCTCTCAAAATCAAAAACGGTCCCTATTCCCGCAAAACTTCGAAACCAGGCGTCCAGTATCGCGAGCCTCGCATTACCTTTCCGGCCGGCATGGTTGGCGGCGTTAAACAGGTAAATCGTTCGCCCGTGGCAATGAACCAACAATACACCCGCGTGTGTATCCAGGCCCTCACGCGCATAAAAAATCTTCCCGAATCCACGGCTCACACAGCATTTCCCAAGTTTCTCCAATATCCGGTATGCATCCGATTTGATTTTCCCGATGCGCCCGGCGTGATTTTCATTAAAGAGTTTAATTAATGTTTCAAAATCGTCCGATTCGATGATCTCCCAATTTGCATTCAACCCTCTTTTCAAATTGAGTTTCCGGTCTGCGGAATAGCCTGCGTAAAGTTCCGCGTAGGGTTGCCGCAGATCCAGCCAGTGTGTTTGAAATACCTCATAACCAAAGTACTCCGAAAGATCGGCGTCATGGATCGCCGGTAAATTGTCCGGATTAAATGCATAGTTGGAAATGTAGGGGAAATACTGCGCTACGGCCCGGAGAAACGGCTCGTATTCGGAGGTGGCGGGCTCGTCGCGGGAAAAAATGCCCAGGTATTGGCAAAATAATGGCTGGTACAGAACCGGCCTGCCGAATTTACGCCTGACAGGCAGCGGCATGACGATCGAGAAGTCATTCGCGGAAGGCCACACGAGCGCCTTCCATTGTTCGCAAACGATGTCGAGATACCAGCTGAGCGCGTAAATCACGCATTGCCTGCTCCGACTGATGTGATCGTCCCAGGCCTGAGCCGAAATTTGCTCCCGGGAAAGAAGGATAGGCTTTGACGACATATGTTCAAGAAATTGGTTCCCGAACATTGATACGCCGGTTTCTACTTAAAGTAACTGCGAAGCTTTTGTAAAGTTTCTTCCACGTCCGGCGTTTCGTCCATCAAAAGGTTAATGCTCTGAATGGAATGGATAACCGTACTATGGTCGCGGCCCCCAAAATGGTAGCCGATGGATTTGAGCGGCAGGTCGGTGTATTCCTTCGCGAGGTACATCGCAAGCTGGCGTGGGTAAACGACCTCTTTTTTGCGGCTCTTGCTTTTCAGGTCGGCGATGGAAACCTGGAAATAATCGGCGATGATCTCCTGAATGGTGTCGATCGTCACCTCCTTATCCTCGTTCATCACGATGTTGCGAAGCGTGTTTTTGGCCAGTTCGACATCGATATTGCGGCGTGTGAGCGACGCCTGGGCCATCAGGGAAACGATTACGCCTTCCAGCTCCCTGACGTTCGAATTCACGCTGTGCGCAATGTATTCGATCACGTCGTAGTCGATCGAAATGCCTTCGGACTGTATCTTTTTCTGGATAATCGCGATACGCGTCTCGAAATCCGGGGCCTGCAAATCGGCGGTGAGCCCCCATTTAAAGCGGGACAGCAGACGGTCCTGCAAACCTTGCAGCTCCCGCGGTGGGCGGTCGCTTGTCATGATGATCTGCTTGCCTAGCTGGTGCAGGTGGTTGAAAATATGGAAGAACGTATCCTGCGTCTTTTCCTTGCCTGACAGGAACTGTACGTCGTCGATCGCCAGCACGTCCACCTTCATATAAAAATCGGTGAATTCCTGCAAGGTGTTGTTGCGGATCGAGTTGATAAACTGGTTGGTGAATTTCTCGGAGGATACGTACAGTACCAGCTTGTTTTCGAAATGGTTGGTGATGTAATTCCCGATGGCCTGCACGAGGTGCGTTTTGCCCAGCCCCACGCCTCCATACATCATCAGCGGATTGAACGAGGTAAGCCCCGGGCGCTGCGCCACCGCGAAACCAGCCGAGCGCGCAAGCCTGTTACAGTCCCCCTCGATGAAATTGTCAAAGGAATAATTGGGATTCAGATAGGTGTCGAGCGTGAGCGAGTCCTGGTCTTTTTCCTTCACGCTCGCGCTTGTGCGCGGGTCTGTCGAGAAATTGTCCGGCCTGGAATAATTTGGAGATTTCTGGGTCGAGACATTCATCGTCAGCGGCTGGTGCTTCTCGTTACCGGTGTCGACGATAATGGAATATTCCAATAATCCATCGCGCCCGATCGCATAGTCCAGCGCCTTCCTCAGCAGATTGACGTAATTATCTTCCAGCCATTCATAGAAAAACTGGCTGGGAACCTGCACCGTAAGTACTTTACCGTAGAGTTTTAAGGGACGAATGGGTTCAAACCACGTCTTAAAACTCTGTTCGGGAATATGCTGCTGAATAATTCTCAGGCAAGCATCCCAAACCTGGTCTACCTCTCTATTTGTGC harbors:
- the dnaA gene encoding chromosomal replication initiator protein DnaA, translating into MSDSSWEIRYFYIFAVLLNYDTQSLVNYTLERVSTNREVDQVWDACLRIIQQHIPEQSFKTWFEPIRPLKLYGKVLTVQVPSQFFYEWLEDNYVNLLRKALDYAIGRDGLLEYSIIVDTGNEKHQPLTMNVSTQKSPNYSRPDNFSTDPRTSASVKEKDQDSLTLDTYLNPNYSFDNFIEGDCNRLARSAGFAVAQRPGLTSFNPLMMYGGVGLGKTHLVQAIGNYITNHFENKLVLYVSSEKFTNQFINSIRNNTLQEFTDFYMKVDVLAIDDVQFLSGKEKTQDTFFHIFNHLHQLGKQIIMTSDRPPRELQGLQDRLLSRFKWGLTADLQAPDFETRIAIIQKKIQSEGISIDYDVIEYIAHSVNSNVRELEGVIVSLMAQASLTRRNIDVELAKNTLRNIVMNEDKEVTIDTIQEIIADYFQVSIADLKSKSRKKEVVYPRQLAMYLAKEYTDLPLKSIGYHFGGRDHSTVIHSIQSINLLMDETPDVEETLQKLRSYFK